From the genome of Phycisphaeraceae bacterium:
CCCTCGAGCGTGCCGCGCACGACGCCCTCCGCCATGCCCATCGCGAGGAGCTCGCGTGCGAAGGCGTGCGCCTTCACGCTCGCCGCCATCTGCTCGACGATCGCGGCATCCTCATCGCCGAGCGCCGGCTTGCCGCGCTTCTCGGCCCACTCGGCGAATGCCTTCGTCGCCGAGCCGAACGGCTTGCCTGTCTTCTTGTTGATCGGGCCGCCGACCGCGAACTCCTGCTCGTAGCGCTCACGGCCCTCGAGGATCAGCGTGTGCGCAGCGCGCCCGACGAGGAACGCCAGCGAGTCTCGCTCGGGGATGAGCCCCAGCTCCTTGCGACGTAAGAGCTGAGGACACTGTCGGAAGTCCGCGAGCCGATGCGAGGTGAGGTATTCGCCGCGCCGCGCGTGGTAGGCGTCGGCGCTCTCGCGGATCAGGAAGCGAAGGCGGCTGTCGGTCGAATCAGGCTTCGTCGCGGTGGCGATCGGCATGGGTGTCTCCGATGGGAAGTAGTCGCGGCGGTAGTCGCCCTGGCCGAGGCGGACGAGCGGCGCATCGCCGGCGTCGCGTCGGCGCGAGAACGCGCGCATCAGGCGGCGGATGGGCACGCGGCCTCCTTGGTCGATGGAGTAGGGGGTGCCGAGCGCTCCGGGCACCGACAGACGGCAAAGGCCGTCTCGCCATACTCCCGCCGTGCGTAGCCGACGAAGAGCTGGTTCAGAGCCTGGCCGACGTGCGTCGAGGCGTCGATGACCAGAGTGCGGGTGAGCGGACGTCCGGCGAAGCGCGCGTCCATGCGGGCTCTCGCCTCGCCGTGAAGGCTCTCCACGGCGATCAAGGCCAGGTCGAGCGTGGCGAGCACCTCGACAAAGGGCACCTGCGGGTTGAAGACGTACCGATAGACCTCACGCGTCATGCGTGCTGCTCCTTCTGGCGTCCGGTGAGTGATGGGTCGCTACTGGATACCTACGCGGCGCCCATGCCAAGTTGCGCGCGATCACAGGTACTCGCGCAGCCCCGCGTCCTCGAAGACCTCGCGGATCTCGTCGATGTGCCGCTCGACCGCGCTGCGCGGGATGCCGAGCTCGTTGGCGATCGAGTTGACGGTGCCGGTCACGAGCCCCAGCGCGATCGCGCGGTGCAGCTCCGAGAGCCGGGCCAGGACCTCGGCGACATCGCGCTCGAGCTCGCGCAGCCGCTGCGGCACGCTCGACGACTCTGCGATGAGCTGGTGCCGCGGGACCGCGCGGCCGTCACAGTCGAGGGCGGTGTCGTCGAGCGAGCACTCCTCCCTCTCCGGCGACCGCATCTCGGCGAAGCGGTAGCGGATCAGCGTGACGACGCGGCGCTCGACGACGCGGGCGACGAAGGTGTTGAGCTGCGCCTTGGCCGGGTCGAACTTCGGCAGCCGATCGATCAGATCGGTGAGCAGGTCGTGCTCGAGGTCGCAGCGTTCGGTTCGCTTCCGGAGTCGTCGGAACAGCCTGTTGGCGTGGTACTCGACGACTCGGGAGATGGCAGGATCAGTAGGGTCAATCGGGGGTGCAGCGGCTGAGGATCGGTCCATGAAGAATCTCCGTGTTGGGCCGCATCCACTGCGACCAGTTCACGGGGAGTCTCGGGAGACCGACCTGCCGGATCAGTCCTGACTAGTCATGACTTGGAGAGGATTTCTGCCGCACGCACGCCTTGATCGGTGAGGAAGTAGCCGCCAAGCCGGCCGAGATGACGGCCGTTGCCGAGCAGGTTCATCTTCACGAGAGACGAGAGAGCGGCTTTGAAGCTGGCATCCCATGTGTAGCCCGCGAGCTTCGCAAGCGCCTTCTGTCCAGGCGGATTCGATGCATCGGCGCCGACGACTCCCTTCTCATGGAGCGCCGTGATTGCATTGCGTTCCATCTCCTTGAGACGACGCACCTGTTCCGCGACGGCATCACCGGTCGGGTCGGCCGGCCGGCCAGGATTCACTGCAGGTGTGCTCTGACGATGAGACGCCTCCTCGTCCACGCGGAGGCAGAAGTCGCGAACGCGAGCATGCGCCGATGTCATGAGTCGCACGGTGCCGGTCGCTCCGAACGCAATCGACTCGGACATCGCCAGGTGGAGTACCGTCCGGCGCGAGAGCACTGTCGCCAGCGATGGGTCTTCGCTCGGGCGGGGGGTGAGCACGACGAGCGGGACACTCTCCTCGCCAGCGAGTCGGATGATCGTGTCTACGAGTTCCCTGTCCTCACCCACGACGAGGAACACCCCACACGTGACGGATGACTGCGTGCGCAGCGTGCCGATGCGCCGGACGCCTGCCAACGCGTGACGCTCCCACCATCCGATCGGTTCGCAGCGAAGCGCGCCACAGACCCGCTGACACAACCCCCGCAGATCGATCCGATATGCCAGGACCTCCTCGTGCGACAACGTCACCGTCACGCCGTTGGTCGGATCGACCCCAACGACACGGTCTTTCTCGAGCACCAGATCGAGCGGCGGACCAACCCGGCCAAGACGCGGATAGGCGGCGACACGCTCGCCGGTCTTCACGATGAACGGCGCAACGATCGGGTATTCGTCACCCAGCAGCAACTCCCACTCGGCCCTAACCGAGGCGAGTTCCGGCATCGTGTTCAGCGACGACCAGAGTCGGCTTAACTTCCACCATCGATCCCTCGTTCGCATGTCGATCTCCTGCGGTGCGTCCAACAACGAAGCCGCGAGCTTCCAGCCATCGAGTGACAGCATCGCTATCGTCATCACGCACGAATGTCGCGTTGTGCGGAGTCACCTTGACGCGGCGGACGTTCGGGCTGTTGGTGAACTTGATCTCGAACTTCGCCGCGATGATCTTCGGCCTCTGTGGCATCGTCTTGCCGCGATTCCTCAGCCCCTTGAAGATGTCCTTTGACCGGCGAACCTCTGTCTCGATGGGGTCGCCAGGCCACAAGTAGTGGATCTCGACCAAGCGGATGAAGTCGATACCGTCGATGTCTTCGCACAAGAGGGCGCTCTCGCCATCGACCCGAAGCGGATCAAGTGTGTGCTTGTCTGCCTCGCCGAAGAACTCCTCGTCTCCAAGCAGCGCCTGTCCGAAGACCCTGCAGTAGAGGCGCTTCTCGCCGATGGTCTGCGCGTTCGCGCAGAGTTCACCGAGCGTCTTCTCGTAGATCACGACGTCGTACTTCATCGGGCGATAGAGCAAGCTGGCGCTGGACGGGCTATCCACTTCCTCACGGCGAAGGGGTTCCCCATGCTTGACGAGGAAGAGGATGCGATGGTCTTCGGGGAATGCCCTGACCTCACACCGATCCCCTCGCTTGTGCGACGCGAACCATGTCGCGAGCGCGCGTTCGATCGTTCGTAGTGCCCGCTCCGAGGGCTGACGGCATTTCGGCACCGGCTGATCCGCCCGTCTCATCGGGAAGTAGTCGAAGGATCGCGGACGATGGACGAACTGTCTCGCCTGCTGCTGCTCGAGGAGCGTCGGGTCGAGCAGCCAGAGTTGAACCGCCACATCCGCTGGAGTGTGCTCCTCGCCATCGATCGCGATGCCTGCCGCCGCTGCCGCATCGAGGAGCGCGTCCAAGCCCTCGGCGGTGGACAGGTCGGCGAGCAGATACAGCGCATCCACTAGATCGGGCGGAGGGCCATGGGCAGCAGAGGCGAGGATGAGACTGAGCTGGTCGTAGTCGATCTCGCGGCCGTCGTCGGCATCGGGCAGGTCGATGCCGCATCCAGCCAGGTAGGTCTCGAACCGCTCGAGGAAATCGAGGAGGTGCCGTCGCCCGATGCTCCGAAGGACCTTCGGCTCCGTGAATCGGCGAGGGTTGAAGGTCGGCATGCGTCTGGCTCCTCTCGTGGTTCGGCGGCGTTATCCGGGCTTCAGGGTCGGGATAGAGCGGCTGGGCAGCCCAGCCGGACGATGCTATACTACCTCGGAGGTTGACAAACCGCTACTCTGGGATAGACTACATGCCGAAGGATACTGAATGCCAGCCGCCAGACCCCAGAGCCGTTTCCGAGTTCCTGACCGCCTTCAAGCTGGCGATCGACTACGAGCGGTGCGAGTTCCGCGGACGCCCCCGGACCGAGCAGGATCTGATCGATCTCAACCTCACCCGACGGCTGGCCTTGGAGCAGATCTGCCGGCTCACCCCGAGCAACTACTCGGCGGGGCCGACGCCCGACGACACGGATCAGTCAAGAGACGTCTGGATCTTTGGGTGCGATCTTGAAGGCACGGAGGTCTACATCAAGCTCAGACTCAACCCCACCAAGCCGCGCGAGCTGCCTCGCGGAACGGTGTGGTCGTTCCACAAGGCCCAGCATCCGATGCGTTATCCGCTGAGAGGAGCCAGCTCATGATGGAACGAACAATCTACTGCCCCAACTGCGAGTGCGACCGCCTCTTTCGCCCGGAGGAACGCGACGAGCGATTTGATGTTCGAGGTGAGGACGTCTCGCTCAAGGTTCCCGTCTGGGTCTGCGCCGAGTGTGGCGAGTCCGTCGTCGATGCCGCCTTCGGCGATCCGGTCGAGCGCGCGATGGATGCCCATCGAGAGAAGCGCGGCCTGCTGTCGTCGGCGGAGATTCGTCGCATACGCGAACAGTGGAGCTTGAGCCAGGTGGCATTCGCCACGCTGCTCGGAATGAGCCCAGCAACGATTAATCGCTACGAGCAAGGCTCGCTGCAGCAGGAGAAGGAGGATGAGCTGCTGCGCGCCTGCGACAGCCCCGACCGCATGCGCGACCTCCTCAGACGCCGAGGGCACCTGCTTTCGGAGCGCCAGCGTATCGCAGCGGAGGCGAAGCTCGGACCAGTTGCGGCAAGCGGTGTTGCGTATTGGGAAACAGGCTTCTACGAATCGATGCCGGTTGAGGTGTCCAAGCGAAGTGGATTCCGCCAGTTCGATTTCGATCGATACGCCGCAGTGGTGGCGTGGCTCTGCAAGAACGTTCAACTCGTCACGCAGACAAAGCTTTACAAGCTCCTCTTCTACGCGGATTTCATCTGCTTTCGTGCGTCGTCGCGATCGCTCACGGGTGCCGTGTATCGGCGAATGCCGTACGGCCCGGTGCCCGTGGGATTCAGCGGACTGCGTGCGCAGCTCGAAGCCGACGATGTTGTGGTCGTCAGCGAGATGGCGTTCCAGAACGGGAACACGGGCGAGGTCTTCCGCCCTGGCGCGCGAGCAGAGGAGTCCCTCGGTGTGCTGACTGACGACGACATGCGTGTGCTGAAGTTCGTCCGCGATGCTCTCGGTGCTATGACGCCGTCAGACATCAGCGACAAGTCGCACGAAGAGTCGGCGTGGAAGGACACCCTTCCAAAGGATGTGATCAGCTACGAGAAGGCGATGGAGTTGTCGCTTTCGCTCACCAAGTGAACGGAGTCCAGCAATGGCAAAGAAGAGTAACACGCATCACGTGACCTACGACAAGAAGGCTGATGACTGGAAAGTCACACGCGGAGGTGCCGATCGTGCGGCGGGCCGGTTCGACACCAAGCAGCAGGCGGTCGACGCGGCGCGCGAGATCAGCCGCAACCAGAAAACTGAGCTGAAGATTCACAACAAGGATGGCAAGATCGCTCAGTCCGACAGCCACGGCAATGATCCTCATCCGCCGAAGGGCTGATTGCCGAGAACGCTACGGCACGCCGCCCGCTGCTTCCGCCAGTCGGGTATCGCCGCGATCGGCCGCAGTTCCCGTTCGGTGATAGGGTCGCGGCCAGACTCGACCCGGGGCAGGGCGAGGATCGCCTCCTGAATGTCGGGGGCTAGGTGCAGCAGATTCATGATCTGCGTGACGCGGGCGCGCGTCACCTGCCCGAGCCGCGCGATCTCGGCGAGGTCCTTCACCTCGCCGTCGCGGATCAGGTGCTCGAACCGGATCGCCAGCGCCATGAGCCGCGTCACCCGCGGCATCCGGCCGGGCATCGGCGCGGGCGACTCGGGACGCTCGCCGACGACCGCGCGCTTTCGGCCTCGACGGCTGGTGTTGAAGTGCACCTTGAACTCGATGCGCGGCTCGGCTCCGTCGATCACGCGGCGACCTCCTCTTCGTCAGGCGCCCCGACCTCGCTGGCCAAGCCGCGCAGGCCGCTCGGGTGGAACGTCACGCCCACCATCCCGGTGACGCCGTCGTAGTCGACGCGCTTGACCAACAGCCGGACGACGCGGGCCTGCTCCTTCGGCGAGAGCGTCTCCCACACCGGATCGAACGCGGAGAGCGAACGGGCGACCTCGCGCTCGTCGACGATCTCGCGCCCGAGCGTCATCGCCCGCTCGCGCAGCTCCGTCATCCGCTGCTCGCCTGATCGGATGCGATCGTTGAGCTCGCCCAGGCGCGATGATGCGACCGTGCTTGCTCCCGCCTCCGCGGCCAACTCGCGGAGCTCTCGTTCGTACCGCCGAAGCTCGCGCTCGACCGTCCGTTTTTCGCCCTCGATCGTGGCGATTGCCTCGGTTGCCTGCTTCCTCGCGTGCTTCAGCGTCGCGGTGATGAGCGTCGGGTCGCGACCGATCGCCCGGATCTGCTCGACAACGAGCCGCTCGAGCTCCGCAGCCGGAACCGACTTGGACGGGCAGGTGTGCCAGCCGCGCTTCTGCGCGTTGAGGCAGACGTAGTAGCGGTACTGGATGGAGCCGTTGCCGTTCCCATCGCGCCGGGTCGAATAGGTGTGACCCATCGAGCAGCCGCACGGCGTACACCGCAGCAGCCCCTTGAGGAGCGCGCCGTACTTGTTTCGCACCGCGGCTCCGCCCGTTCGGCCGTTGCGGACCAGCAGGCGTTGCGTGCGCTCGAAGAGGTCGGCATCGACGATCGCCGCGTGCTCGCCCTCGTGGACCTCGCTCTTGTACCGCACCTTACCGAGGTAGACGACGTTCGTTAGCAGCTTGAAGAGGCTCGCCTTGTCGAACGCCTTCCCGCCGCGCTCCGCGCCCTTGCGGGTGGTCCAGCGCTTGTTGACCCACCCGCGCTCGTCGATCGCCTTCACCGTCGGGATCAGCGCCTGGTGCTCGAGGTAGAGCGCGAAGATCTCGCGGACGCGCGAAGCCTCGTCCTCGTTGACGATGAGCCGGAAGCCGCGGGGATCGACGTCGTAGCCGAGGATCGGATGGCCGCCCGCCCACTTCCCCTTGCGCCGCGTCGCTGCGATCTTGTCGCGGGTGCGCTCGGAGATGATCTCGCGCTCGAACTGGGCGAAGGAGAGCAGGACGTTGAGGACGAGCCGCCCCATCGACGACGCGGTGTTGAACTGCTGCGTGACGGAGACGAACGACACCTTGCGGCGCTCGAACGTCTCCATCATGCGGGCGAAGTCGAGCAGCGACCGGCTGAGGCGATCGACCTTGTAGACGACGACGCAGTCGACCTTGCCCGACTCGATGTCGGCCATCAGGCGTCTGAGCGCCGGTCGCTCCATGTTGCCGCCCGTGAAGCCGCCGTCGTCGTAGCGATCGGGCAGGCATACCCAGCCTTCGCCCGCCTGGCTCGCGATGTAGTTCTCGCCGCTCTCGCGCTGGGCGTCGAGCGAATTGAACTCCTGCTCGAGGCCCTCCTCGCTCGACTTGCGGGTGTAGATGGCGCAGCGGACCGTCGCGGCGGAGGCGCGGGCCGGGGCCAGCCGGGATCGGCTCATCGGGTGGCCTCCTCGCACCGCGGCTTCTCAAGCCCGAAGAAGAGGTAGCCGTTCCAATGCGCGCCGGTCACCGCCTGGGCGACGGCCGAGAGCGAGCGATAGATCGTGCCCTCGTAGTCGAAGCCCTTCGGCAGCACACGCACGCGGATGGTCCGGCCTCGGTACTGGCGGGTGAGCAAGGCTCCGGGCATCGGGAGCCGACCGTCGCTGGCGACCGAGATCGCCGTGGTCGCGCTTGCGGGGGTCTGCGCTGCGAGGAGCGCCGGGCCGGGCGGCCGCGCGGGGCCGGGTGCCCGCATCCGCAGGTCGGCGTCGTCGGCGATCTCCATCGCCCGCTCGCGAAGCCGCTGCGCCCGCTCCGCGAGATCGCCCTCGGTGTTGGCCTGCACCCGCCACGCGATCCGCCGCACGAGGTACGCCTTGTGACACGAGCGCGTCTCCTCGCCGAAGACCTCGGCGTAGCGCCGCCGCAGTTCGGTCACCGTCATGCGCTCGAGCTCGCTCATCAACCGTCCGACGTTCAACGCCACGCATCGCTCCTTTCTGGCTTCAGACATCGCTGCATCTCCGAGCCGTTAACCAGTGGAACGATCAGGGCGTGAGCCACGAGGAAGATCAAGGCATGTCGGCGCGTCCTCGGCGAGATTCTGAAGATCGTCGAAGTCGCCAACGATGCGGCCATGCAGGCGGAGAATGCCGCGAGCGAAGATGCTCGCGACCTCGTCGCGGCGCTCCGCCGTGGACATGCCTTCGGGGTCGTCGTGATCGAGGCGCAGCGACATCGCGGACTCCTTGCGGGAGCTGTGAACGCGCGACCATCCGTGGTCGGTCGATCGTGCTCGGATTCAGAGGCGGCTGTTAAACGAAGCCGCTACTGGATACCTACGCGGCGGAGGGCCGGAGTTGCTCGAACCGCCGCGAGATGTCACGGCCGCTCGAAGATTGTGCTCGTCTTCCTCAGGGCGAAGTGACGGAAGTACTTGTTCGGCGACTGCTCGACGGAGTCACGTGTCAGCAGATCGACGGAGCGGCCGAACAGCGCCTCGAGGTCTTGCTGGAGTGCGACGATGGCCAATCCGACCGGTGCTCCAGATTCGAACGTCACGAGTATGTCTATGTCGCTCCCGGCTTCGACAACACCGAGTGCATGGCTTCCGAAGAGCTCCAGTCGCGCGACCCAATGCTTCTCACACAGTCGGGCGAGGCGTTCGGGATCGACCGGGGGCATTTCGGGCTGCATGCTGGTACAACCAGTGTTTCCGAGTCTCGCTCGGGGTGCGAGAGCAACCCTGCTGTTAAACTCACGCGAGGTGTCAACCCGAGAGCGCGAGAGTCCGAGAGGGTTGCGCTCGGTGGCCCGAGAGGAACCGTGACGGTTGCGCTCGGACCCCGAGATTCGGCTTCGGAACTGAGAGCGCCGCTGCCGAAGGCGGGTGGCCAGAAACGCCCGCACCTGCGGGAGATTGACGCGATTCGGCCCGATGCGGGCTCAACGCCCGAGCCGTAAACCAAACAACCGCCGCAGTTTCGCGGCGGTTGAGTGAACTCCCTGATCGCAACGAGATCAAAGTTTAGCTGAGGCACGGGAGGCGTGTTTGGGGCGGAATGGTAGTTAACAGGTGGGCGCATGGTCTTGTACCACGGCACTCTGCGACTTGATATCGATGAGTTGCTTCACCCAGAGCACGCCGCCTCCGGTGCCCGCAGTGAGGCGAAGAGACCCAAGCGTGGCTGATCTGACCGGGGTGGGTCAGATCTCGATGCTCGGCAGTGGGTCAGTTTGCGCGCGAATTGACAGTCGGGACACCTGAACAACCAGGCCTGACGGGCGATGGAGGTGGTTGGGTGAATCTCAAGTGATTAGCTGGGATCCCGTCGCAGTCGCCGGGGGGCCGATCGAGCCGGCCCTGCTGCACGGTGCCACTCGCTCTCGCTCATGCCCACGCGAGACTCAGGCTCCGTTTCCAGTTGTAGACCACGAGACGCATTGCGAAGTCGAACTCGTTCCGTCGCTGCCCTCGGTACCGCACTCGGCTGTACCCCATCTGTTTCAGCCATGCGAACGGACCCTATGTAGCCAAAGTGCGTCTGGCGGGACTTCTTCGTGAAGCTCGCTCCCAGATCGCGCGTGCTCGTCCCGTTGTCCCGCGTCGATCTACGCGCCTGCTCGATGATCGTCGCATCGACGAGCGTGCCCTCCTTCACCAGCAATCCACCCTTCTCGAGCTGAGCCAGCGTCGCCTCGAAGATCGTTCGATCGAGTCCCGACTCGCGAAGTCGACGACGGAATACCACGAAGGTCGTCTCGTCCGGCGTCGCGTCCGTCAGACTCAAGCCGATGAATCGCCGGAACGAGAGGCGGTCCTTCAGGCACTCTTCGAGCTGCGCGTCACCAAGGTTGAACCACTTCGCAAGACGCATGCAGCGGAGCATCGTCTCCGGCTGCCACGCCGGTCGACCGCCCTTGTTCTCGCCGCCTCGCTTCGCGCGGTACTCCGCAAGCTTCGCGATCGGTGCCACGAGATCCTTCCATGCAACGGCCGCATCCAGGCGATCGAGCAGCTTCGCCGTCCTCGGCCCGCCGAGGTCCGCCGTCATCCCGTCGACCAGTCCCATGTCCGCATTGATTCGTTGCGCCATTGTGATCCTCGCCGGCCGGCATCATCGCCGATCCGACGAACACCTCGCGGCCGACCCGTTCGCGGTCTTCTTGGAACCGGCGAATTCATCCTGGTTGTTCAGAGATCCCATTCGAGGTGATCGTGGAGGGCGTTGTGTTCTTGCCATCGCCGGGGGGTACTCCGACTCGGAGACGCCGTAGGCCTGTACAAGTGCAGCGCGACCCGGAATCGCACGAACCGAAACCCAACCGAAGCGGTATGCTCTTCCCACCCGATACACCCATCAGATGTCCCCAGCCCTTGTCAAAATCGTCGCCATGCTCCTGCTCGTTGTACAAGGGGCGATCGCGTCGGCTCCGGGAAGGGTCCTTTGCATTCCGGTCGTAAACTGCGGCACACACGAATCGGAAACTGCCGAAGTGTGCTCGCATTGTGACACCCGGGGTATGGCCGACGCGGGGAGCAGGGTTGGTGCCCCGAGCCACCATGAGGGACCGTACGGAACCGCGTTTCACCCCGACGATGAGTGCGGCTGCCACCTCCATATCCCGGTACCAGGCGACGAGCAGGTTCCCAGCAATCCGATGAGTGGTGGGCAAGACCCTCGGTCGTGCATCGCACCGCTGCTTGAGGCCGTCGTCATTGGTTGGAACTTCGATCCGCCGGTTGCCGAACGGCCTCGTCTCCAGCCCCCTGATTTCAGCGCCTCCGACCAGATCGTGGGTCTGAAGACGACCCATCTACTTATCTAGCGCCGATGTTCCCGCCCGCCGCCGCTCGGACAATTGTCTGGAGCGGCGGGCGATGTCGTTCTCCTGCTGTGGGCCTTTCGGCATGCACGCAGGTCTTGGCGTTGTTCCCACCACAATTGGGTTTGATCTGGCTCAGTGGTGTTCGCCGTGGCTCCGCGTTGCGGACGGCCATGATGGGCTGAGCTTCCACCTGTTCGGAAACTTACTGATGGTCAAGTCACACGAAGACCGGTCCGAAGGCGGACTGCGGCGGCGGTTCACGGGGATTTCTCTGGCTGCACTTGTCGCGCTCACCGGGGGAGGCTGCCAGTCGTACGAGCAACGGCCGCTCGACATGACTGGACACCAAGCCGCGTTCCTCGCACGGACGCCGGAAAGTCCGGAAGTCAGGACATTCGCGGAAAGCCTCGCGGCGAGGTCATCAGCGCCCGCGGGCGGGATGGTGGTGTTCGATCCCGGCGACGGCATTACCTGCGAGGAAGCCGAGGTCATCGCGCTTGTGTTCAACACCGACCTCCGAGTCGCTCGCTTGCGGGCGGGGGTCACCCAGGCGACCGCGGAGAACGCGGGGCTTTGGCAAGACCCAACGGTCGGCGTCGACCTGAACCGCATCATCCAGAGCACGCCCGAGCCTTGGAAAGTCTTCACGAGTGTCGGCCTCACGATCCCGATCTCGGGCCGACTGGAAATCGAGAAGCAGCGGGCGGGTGTGGAACACGCCGCAGAGCTCGCACGGGTTGCCCAGCGCGAATGGATGGTGCGGACGTCGGTTCGGCGGGCATGGAGCGAATGGTCGGCGCTGAACGCGCAGCTCGCGGTCACGCGCGACTTCCTGTCCCAAGTGGACCAGATCCTCTCTGTCGTCGACAAGATGGAGCAGGCGGGGGAGATGGCCAGGACCGAGGCGCGGCTCTTCCGCATCGAGAAGGCAACGAAGGCCGCAGACCTCGCCGTACTTGAGTCCCGAGTTCGTGAAGCAGATCTTCGGCTTCGCCAACTCATGGGGATGTCACCCGACGCTCCGCTTCGGTTGCACGCCGACGGGGTCGGGCCGACCCGGTCGAGAGTGCACTCCGGAATGGACACCGCCGAGCTCGAGCGCCGGAACCCGGCGATGCTGGTCGCCGCCGCCGAATACGAGGCCGCCGAGAAGACCCTTGAACTTGAGGTTCGCAAGCAGTATCCCGACTTGCTCATCGGACCTGGCTATGGGAACGAGGACGGCCAAGACCAGGTGCGACTAGGCTTATCTCTTGCCGTCCCGATCCTGAACGCCAACCGTCGCGGCATCGCTGAGGCGCGGGCGCAGCGCGAAGTCACCCGGGCCGCTGCCGAGGCCACACTGGAGCAGACCATCACCGCCGTTCGCGCGGCCGAGGTGCGGCTCATGGCTGCGACGCAACGCCGCTCGACTCTGGAATCGGAGATCGTGCCGCTGGTCGACGCGCAATACGCCGATGCCCGCCAAGTGGCCCGACTGGGCGAAGTGAACACACTGGTGCTCTTGGAGAGCCTGACGCGGCAACAAGAAGCCAAAGTCGGGCTCGTTGAAGCGGTACGCGATGAGGCGCTCGCCGGAGTTGATCTGGACGAGCTTCTCGGCCCCGAAGCGTTGACGTCTCCGAGTGGGCCTGCCGCGATTCCCGATACTCCGAGAATTGCTGCTCCTTCGAGCGGCAAGCCAGCTTCGGAAGGCACCCCCACGAAATCCACCGGCGCGGGCGCGCGCTGATCGCCTCCGCACAAGGAACACACTATGAACACCACACAAAGCAGACTCTCGAAGATGCTGCTCGCCGGTGGGCTGGCCCTGTCCATGCCGCTCGCGATTGCCCTCACCGGCTGCGAGAAGAAGGAAACGGCGCACGGCACGGACGACGGATACGACCACGTCAGCGAAGCGGCCGGAGCCGGAGGGGGCGCGGCCAAGGAGGGCGAGTCCGCACCTTCCAATCGCGTCGATATCCCGGCCTCGGTCCGGCAGAACCTCGGCATCACGTTCGCCAAGGTCGAGTCTCGGAACGTGGCGCAGACGCTCCGCGTCCCGGGACGGTTCGAGCTCTTGCCCACGGCCCGGCGCGAGTATCGCACGCCGCTGTCGGGCCGAGTCGACATCCTGGTGAGCCAGTACCAGAAGGTCGAACCCGGAACGCCGCTCTACCGAGTCGATGCCGCCGCGTGGCGTGACCTGCCTGAACAGATTGCCGCAACATCGGCAAGAGTCGAGTCAATGGCTCCGCTCTTGGCAGCGCAGGCTGATCACGAGAGAAGTCTTGCAGAAAGGGTTGCTCTCTGGCAGGAGCGGTTGGATCAACTGGACACCCTCCGAAACGCGGGAGGCGGAAGTGCGACCCAGTTCACGGAAGCTCGGGCGACGCTCAATTCAAGCCAGAGTGAACTGTCCGTTGCCCGCGGCAGGAGCGCGGAGCTCGCCGCCCAGAAGAAGCAGGCGGAGGCCGAGCTTCGGTCGCTGACCTCGCGGCATGAACTCCTCGTTCGGGGTGCCAATTGCGGCAATCGTCACGAAGGCATCGATGCAGGAAGCGGATACACGGTGTGCGCTGTTGCTGAGGGAGTCGTTGAATCGGTCGGGATCACGCCGGGTGGCCTGGCTGAAGAGAACGGCCACATCGTGACACTGGTGCAGCCGGACCAAATCA
Proteins encoded in this window:
- a CDS encoding PD-(D/E)XK nuclease-like domain-containing protein, giving the protein MPIRRLMRAFSRRRDAGDAPLVRLGQGDYRRDYFPSETPMPIATATKPDSTDSRLRFLIRESADAYHARRGEYLTSHRLADFRQCPQLLRRKELGLIPERDSLAFLVGRAAHTLILEGRERYEQEFAVGGPINKKTGKPFGSATKAFAEWAEKRGKPALGDEDAAIVEQMAASVKAHAFARELLAMGMAEGVVRGTLEGVPCQARIDWINPTIDRGIVDLKTADSLDSFEWHIGAFGYVAQLAFYRALVAQAGGQMLPVHLIAVEKREPFRCGVWQLSPRILDKAAEQNTAAIRQLVRCRDSDSWPTGFESLRLYDRD
- a CDS encoding DUF2188 domain-containing protein, with product MAKKSNTHHVTYDKKADDWKVTRGGADRAAGRFDTKQQAVDAAREISRNQKTELKIHNKDGKIAQSDSHGNDPHPPKG
- a CDS encoding DUF4065 domain-containing protein, with the translated sequence MMERTIYCPNCECDRLFRPEERDERFDVRGEDVSLKVPVWVCAECGESVVDAAFGDPVERAMDAHREKRGLLSSAEIRRIREQWSLSQVAFATLLGMSPATINRYEQGSLQQEKEDELLRACDSPDRMRDLLRRRGHLLSERQRIAAEAKLGPVAASGVAYWETGFYESMPVEVSKRSGFRQFDFDRYAAVVAWLCKNVQLVTQTKLYKLLFYADFICFRASSRSLTGAVYRRMPYGPVPVGFSGLRAQLEADDVVVVSEMAFQNGNTGEVFRPGARAEESLGVLTDDDMRVLKFVRDALGAMTPSDISDKSHEESAWKDTLPKDVISYEKAMELSLSLTK
- a CDS encoding recombinase family protein — encoded protein: MSRSRLAPARASAATVRCAIYTRKSSEEGLEQEFNSLDAQRESGENYIASQAGEGWVCLPDRYDDGGFTGGNMERPALRRLMADIESGKVDCVVVYKVDRLSRSLLDFARMMETFERRKVSFVSVTQQFNTASSMGRLVLNVLLSFAQFEREIISERTRDKIAATRRKGKWAGGHPILGYDVDPRGFRLIVNEDEASRVREIFALYLEHQALIPTVKAIDERGWVNKRWTTRKGAERGGKAFDKASLFKLLTNVVYLGKVRYKSEVHEGEHAAIVDADLFERTQRLLVRNGRTGGAAVRNKYGALLKGLLRCTPCGCSMGHTYSTRRDGNGNGSIQYRYYVCLNAQKRGWHTCPSKSVPAAELERLVVEQIRAIGRDPTLITATLKHARKQATEAIATIEGEKRTVERELRRYERELRELAAEAGASTVASSRLGELNDRIRSGEQRMTELRERAMTLGREIVDEREVARSLSAFDPVWETLSPKEQARVVRLLVKRVDYDGVTGMVGVTFHPSGLRGLASEVGAPDEEEVAA
- a CDS encoding nucleotidyltransferase domain-containing protein, encoding MPPVDPERLARLCEKHWVARLELFGSHALGVVEAGSDIDILVTFESGAPVGLAIVALQQDLEALFGRSVDLLTRDSVEQSPNKYFRHFALRKTSTIFERP
- a CDS encoding transposase; the encoded protein is MAQRINADMGLVDGMTADLGGPRTAKLLDRLDAAVAWKDLVAPIAKLAEYRAKRGGENKGGRPAWQPETMLRCMRLAKWFNLGDAQLEECLKDRLSFRRFIGLSLTDATPDETTFVVFRRRLRESGLDRTIFEATLAQLEKGGLLVKEGTLVDATIIEQARRSTRDNGTSTRDLGASFTKKSRQTHFGYIGSVRMAETDGVQPSAVPRAATERVRLRNASRGLQLETEPESRVGMSESEWHRAAGPARSAPRRLRRDPS
- a CDS encoding DUF2924 domain-containing protein: MALNVGRLMSELERMTVTELRRRYAEVFGEETRSCHKAYLVRRIAWRVQANTEGDLAERAQRLRERAMEIADDADLRMRAPGPARPPGPALLAAQTPASATTAISVASDGRLPMPGALLTRQYRGRTIRVRVLPKGFDYEGTIYRSLSAVAQAVTGAHWNGYLFFGLEKPRCEEATR